CGAGCGTTTCGACCCCGGCCTGTTCCTGTCCGCCATCAGCCTCGCCAAGAACACGGGCAAGTCCCTGGACCAGGCGGCGGACGGCGCCGCAGGAAAGGACGAGAAGTACGCCCAGTACATGCGGGAGGTCTTCACGCGCTACGACTCCGCCCTGCGGGCGGCGAACAGCCTGGACTTCGACGACCTGCTGTCGCTGACCCTGCGGCTGTGGACCGAGCACCCGGACTCGCTGGCCGCCCTGCAGAAACGGTTCCGCTACGTCATGGTGGACGAGTACCAGGACACGAACAAGGTGCAGTACGAGCTGCTGACCGCCCTGGTCCGGAAGCGCCGCAACCTTTTCGTCGTGGGGGACGACGACCAGTCCATCTACGGCTGGCGCGGGGCGGATGTGCGCAACATCCTGGGGTTTGAGAAGGACTTCCCCGAGGCCCGCGTCATCACCCTGGACCAGAACTACCGGTCCACGGAGACGATTCTCGCCGCGGCAAACCAGGTGATCGGGCACAACACCGCGCGCCGCCCCAAGAACCTCTGGTCGGCCCTGGGCAAGGGGCGCCCGCTGGACCATTTTGTGGTGGCGGACGAGGAGGAGGAGGCGCGGGCGGTGGTGGAATGGCTCGGCACCATCCGCGAGAAGGCCGGGGCGAAGCCCGCCGACTTCGCCATTCTCTACCGGTCCAACCTCCAGTCGCGCCCCTTTGAAATCGCCCTGCGCCGCGCGGGTGTCCCCTACGCCGTCTACGGCGGCCAGGAGTTCTTTGAACGCGCCGAGGTGAAGGACATTCTCTCCTACCTGAAGATCATCGCGAACCCCCGGGACGAGGCGGCCTTCCTGCGGGTGGTCAACATGCCCCGGCGCGGCATCGGGGACGCGGTGCTCCACCAGGCCCACGACCTCTGCCGCGCCGAGGGGAAATCGCTGGGCATGGCGCTGGCCGCCATGCTGGAGCGCGGAAGCGCCCCCAGGGCGGCGGAGATGGGCATCCGCCGTTTCCTCTCCATTTTGGCGCATTTCCGAAAACGCTTCCGGGAACGCGACGGGGCCATGGGCGCCATCCTGCGCGACCTGGTCGCCGAGATCGGCTATCTGGAGGAGCTGGAGCGCACCAGCCGCACGCCGGAACAGTACGAGGCCCGCAAGGAATGCGTGGAGGCGGTGGTCAACGCCGCCGCCCTCTACGAGGCCGACACGGACCACCCCTCTCTTTCCGGGTTCCTGGACACCTCCAGCCTGAACGGAGGCGACCGGCCCGACCGCAACGGGGACCAGCGGCAGGACGCTGTGTCACTGATGACCATCCACAGCGCGAAGGGCCTCGAGTTCCCCTTCGTGTTCATC
The Candidatus Hydrogenedentota bacterium DNA segment above includes these coding regions:
- a CDS encoding UvrD-helicase domain-containing protein, whose product is MPSIEKLLAGLNPPQRAAVEQTEGPVLTLAGAGSGKTRVITRRIAYLVASGLAAPENILAVTFTNKAAGEMRERVAELIGRDAAARAVVSTFHSFCVRVLRREITALGYRSNFTISSESDARTLLRRVLDDLGAQHERFDPGLFLSAISLAKNTGKSLDQAADGAAGKDEKYAQYMREVFTRYDSALRAANSLDFDDLLSLTLRLWTEHPDSLAALQKRFRYVMVDEYQDTNKVQYELLTALVRKRRNLFVVGDDDQSIYGWRGADVRNILGFEKDFPEARVITLDQNYRSTETILAAANQVIGHNTARRPKNLWSALGKGRPLDHFVVADEEEEARAVVEWLGTIREKAGAKPADFAILYRSNLQSRPFEIALRRAGVPYAVYGGQEFFERAEVKDILSYLKIIANPRDEAAFLRVVNMPRRGIGDAVLHQAHDLCRAEGKSLGMALAAMLERGSAPRAAEMGIRRFLSILAHFRKRFRERDGAMGAILRDLVAEIGYLEELERTSRTPEQYEARKECVEAVVNAAALYEADTDHPSLSGFLDTSSLNGGDRPDRNGDQRQDAVSLMTIHSAKGLEFPFVFIVGMEEGTLPHDRSVKEGGLEEERRLFYVALTRGQRHVTLFEAVLRTIRGREKTTKPSRFLLELPQELVNTRVQAARTLMEPAPADTPPPRKRKSGPRRQR